Genomic segment of Cyanobacterium stanieri LEGE 03274:
AGACTTTAATGGTAATGTAATTCAAAATACCGCCAGATGTATTGTTGTATCACCTGTTGGCATGATTCGTACGGGTATTATTGACTCTGATGGCAATTGTTATAACGTTGAAAACGATCGCTACGATGTTAGCGTTAGTAGTCCGTAGTTTTTATACCCAAGAAGGGCAAGGAGGAAAAAAATCAAATATTAGAAGACTATTTAGAGCATAAAATACCATTCTATGAAAACCGATTCTATCTTTTACGAACTATTTTTAAATCTTCCCGATAGCTTATTCTCCCTGCTTGGGTTATCCCCCGAATTAGCAAAAGAATATCAATTCACCTCCCAAGAATTAAAACAACTCGCCAAAAGGATAGACGGACTTTTTCTCCCTCTCAATGATGATAAACCTATCTATTTTGTGGAGGTACAATTTCAAAAAGACGAAAATTTATACTATCGGTTATTCACTGAAATATTTACTTACTTAGGGCAATACAAACCACCGCAAAACTTCCGTGCCGTTGTTCTGTGGGCAAAAAAAAGTTTAGATATATCCCTACCGCCCTATTATCAAGAATTTAAAGACTCAGGTAAATTAACTGTCATATATCTGGACGAATTAAACTCAAACACCACTGATAGTATTGGAGTAGAAATTATGAAACTAATTATCGCTCCACAATCTCAGGCAAAAACCCAAGTAGAAAAACTATTTTCCATTGCTCAACAAGCGGAGGAATCAAGTACAAAAAACCAAGATATTATAGAACTATTAGAGAAAATATTAACTTACAAATTTAGTAATTATTCAAGGGAGGAATTAGCAAAAATGTTTACCCTATCAGACTTCAAAAAAACTCGTTTTTATCAAGAAACCTATGCTGAGGGAAAAGCTGAAGGAAAAATATCTATTATCCCCAGCCTTTTAAAACTTGGCTTAACTACGGAACAAATCGCTCAAGCTCTCGAATTAGACATTGAAATAGTTCATAAAATAGCCAGAAATGGAGAAAGTTAATCCTAAGTGCGATCGGGGGCAACAAAGGGACAACTTGAAAATAATTTCCCCCCTTATCAAGGGGGGTTAGGGGGGATCATACTTCATGACTCACGTGGGAACGCTATATAAATTTAGTAATTATTCAAGGGAGGAATTAGCGAA
This window contains:
- a CDS encoding Rpn family recombination-promoting nuclease/putative transposase, which produces MKTDSIFYELFLNLPDSLFSLLGLSPELAKEYQFTSQELKQLAKRIDGLFLPLNDDKPIYFVEVQFQKDENLYYRLFTEIFTYLGQYKPPQNFRAVVLWAKKSLDISLPPYYQEFKDSGKLTVIYLDELNSNTTDSIGVEIMKLIIAPQSQAKTQVEKLFSIAQQAEESSTKNQDIIELLEKILTYKFSNYSREELAKMFTLSDFKKTRFYQETYAEGKAEGKISIIPSLLKLGLTTEQIAQALELDIEIVHKIARNGES